The following are from one region of the Chionomys nivalis chromosome 16, mChiNiv1.1, whole genome shotgun sequence genome:
- the Sit1 gene encoding signaling threshold-regulating transmembrane adapter 1 isoform X2 — MSSGSNCTGHLLALGIPSMTFAWGLWALLGVVTVLLLISLAVLSSQWTSRRSRSQEAQGRSGESVEEIPLYGNLHYLQTGRLSEEPRPEGQDPSSGGPARATEEATCYTSLQLRPAQGRVPSSGTPIKYCEVVLDSEPKPQAQGPEPELYASVCAQTRRARASFPDQAYANSQPAPS, encoded by the exons ATGAGTAGCGGTAGCAACTGCACAGGCCATCTACTAGCATTGG GGATCCCCTCCATGACGTTTGCGTGGGGACTGTGGGCCCTCTTAGGGGTTGTGACAGTGCTGCTTCTCATTTCGCTGGCTGTACTCTCGTCCCAGTGGACCAGCCGTCGGAGCAGGAGCCAGGAGGCGCAGGGACG CTCCGGAGAGTCCGTGGAAGAAATTCCCCTGTATGGGAACCTGCACTATTTACAGACAG GACGGCTGTCTGAAGAGCCAAGGCCAGAAGGGCAGGACCCATCTTCTGGAGGCCCTGCCAGG GCTACGGAGGAGGCGACGTGCTACACTAGCCTGCAGCTGCGACCTGCACAAGGTCGGGTCCCCAGCTCTGGGACCCCCATAAAGTACTGTGAGGTGGTGCTGGACTCTGAGCCAAAGCCCCAGGCCCAGGGCCCTGAGCCGGAACTCTATGCCTCAGTGTGCGCCCAGACACGCAGAGCCCGGGCTTCCTTCCCTGATCAGGCCTATGCCAACAGTCAGCCTGCACCCAGCTGA
- the Sit1 gene encoding signaling threshold-regulating transmembrane adapter 1 isoform X1, with protein MSSGSNCTGHLLALGIPSMTFAWGLWALLGVVTVLLLISLAVLSSQWTSRRSRSQEAQGRSGESVEEIPLYGNLHYLQTGRLSEEPRPEGQDPSSGGPARVSQLAEEKGREGNGDRSRGSRERLTSSHLQATEEATCYTSLQLRPAQGRVPSSGTPIKYCEVVLDSEPKPQAQGPEPELYASVCAQTRRARASFPDQAYANSQPAPS; from the exons ATGAGTAGCGGTAGCAACTGCACAGGCCATCTACTAGCATTGG GGATCCCCTCCATGACGTTTGCGTGGGGACTGTGGGCCCTCTTAGGGGTTGTGACAGTGCTGCTTCTCATTTCGCTGGCTGTACTCTCGTCCCAGTGGACCAGCCGTCGGAGCAGGAGCCAGGAGGCGCAGGGACG CTCCGGAGAGTCCGTGGAAGAAATTCCCCTGTATGGGAACCTGCACTATTTACAGACAG GACGGCTGTCTGAAGAGCCAAGGCCAGAAGGGCAGGACCCATCTTCTGGAGGCCCTGCCAGGGTGAGTCAGCTGGccgaagaaaaggggagggaaggaaatggggatCGTTCCCGAGGGTCCAGAGAACGTCTAACATCCTCGCATCTCCAGGCTACGGAGGAGGCGACGTGCTACACTAGCCTGCAGCTGCGACCTGCACAAGGTCGGGTCCCCAGCTCTGGGACCCCCATAAAGTACTGTGAGGTGGTGCTGGACTCTGAGCCAAAGCCCCAGGCCCAGGGCCCTGAGCCGGAACTCTATGCCTCAGTGTGCGCCCAGACACGCAGAGCCCGGGCTTCCTTCCCTGATCAGGCCTATGCCAACAGTCAGCCTGCACCCAGCTGA